The following proteins are co-located in the Elusimicrobiota bacterium genome:
- a CDS encoding Crp/Fnr family transcriptional regulator has translation MEDLEELTRRAVLRRYRRREAVFEEGDPPRAVFLLRSGLLKALKYTPRTEPCALEVIVPGALFGMIAVLDEKPYPVSALAIQDSEAYTVPAAFFEDLLARHPRFAREVFRQVGEHLRNAQGMRALAKESAERRIARVLVLLGALLGREVKVRREDVAEMAGTTPETAVRVLADFRRRGLVSSGWKRIVVAKPDRLLKI, from the coding sequence ATGGAGGACCTCGAGGAGCTCACGCGCCGCGCCGTGCTCCGCCGCTACCGGCGCCGGGAGGCGGTCTTCGAGGAAGGGGACCCGCCCCGCGCGGTCTTCCTCCTGCGCTCGGGCCTGCTCAAGGCGCTCAAGTACACTCCGCGCACGGAGCCCTGCGCGCTCGAGGTCATCGTCCCCGGCGCACTCTTCGGCATGATCGCGGTGCTCGACGAGAAGCCCTACCCCGTGAGCGCGCTCGCCATCCAAGACTCCGAGGCCTACACCGTCCCCGCGGCCTTCTTCGAGGATCTGCTCGCGCGCCATCCCCGCTTCGCGCGCGAGGTCTTCCGGCAGGTGGGGGAGCACCTGCGCAACGCGCAGGGCATGCGGGCGCTGGCCAAGGAGAGCGCCGAGCGGCGCATCGCCCGCGTGCTCGTTCTGCTCGGTGCGCTGCTCGGACGCGAGGTGAAGGTTCGTCGTGAGGATGTCGCCGAGATGGCGGGGACCACGCCCGAAACCGCCGTGCGCGTGCTCGCCGACTTCCGCCGAAGGGGCCTCGTCTCCTCCGGCTGGAAGCGCATCGTCGTCGCGAAGCCCGACCGCCTGCTGAAAATCTGA
- a CDS encoding hemerythrin domain-containing protein, whose product MQAAIKELMDDHQVILRMLGALGGMAARIAEGGVVPADDLAAAVDFVRNFADAAHHGKEEDLLFPAMEEAGIPRDTGPIGVMLMEHESGRAYVRALRDAVERLKDGEKGAAKDAAENAANYAELLRSHIDKEDNILYPMALENLSASRFKTLEKEFSRVEAERMGPARRAGYVRLVERLEKEYPAPACGCDSHGGCG is encoded by the coding sequence ATGCAGGCCGCGATCAAGGAACTCATGGACGACCATCAGGTCATCCTGCGCATGCTGGGAGCGCTCGGCGGGATGGCCGCGCGCATCGCGGAGGGGGGCGTCGTCCCTGCCGACGACCTCGCGGCGGCGGTGGACTTCGTGAGGAACTTCGCCGACGCCGCGCATCACGGCAAGGAGGAGGACCTGCTCTTCCCGGCGATGGAGGAGGCCGGCATCCCGCGCGATACGGGCCCCATCGGGGTCATGCTCATGGAACACGAGAGCGGCCGAGCCTATGTGCGGGCCCTGCGGGACGCCGTCGAGCGGCTCAAGGACGGCGAGAAGGGGGCGGCGAAGGACGCGGCGGAGAACGCGGCGAACTACGCGGAGCTCCTGCGGAGCCACATCGATAAAGAGGACAACATCCTCTATCCCATGGCGCTCGAGAACCTCTCCGCGAGCCGCTTCAAGACCCTCGAGAAGGAATTCTCCCGGGTCGAGGCGGAGCGGATGGGCCCGGCGAGGCGCGCGGGCTATGTGCGGCTCGTGGAACGCCTCGAGAAGGAGTATCCTGCTCCTGCGTGCGGCTGCGATTCCCACGGCGGCTGCGGCTGA
- a CDS encoding nitrous oxide-stimulated promoter family protein has product MEREASAVDVDKRTQEYGTLERFVTVFCREKHAPRELLCAECRSLLAYATDRLEKCPYLVKGEPKPKCKDCPIHCYAPARRAQVREVMRFSGMHFVKRGRLDRLLRYFLGF; this is encoded by the coding sequence ATGGAGCGGGAGGCGTCTGCCGTTGATGTTGACAAGCGAACTCAGGAATATGGCACCCTGGAACGCTTCGTCACGGTCTTCTGCAGGGAGAAGCATGCTCCGAGGGAGCTCCTCTGCGCGGAGTGCCGCAGCCTGCTCGCTTACGCGACGGACCGCCTCGAGAAGTGCCCGTACCTCGTGAAGGGGGAGCCCAAGCCCAAGTGCAAGGACTGCCCCATACACTGCTACGCGCCTGCCCGGCGCGCGCAGGTCCGCGAGGTCATGCGCTTTTCGGGCATGCATTTCGTGAAGCGGGGGCGCCTCGATCGGCTGCTCCGCTATTTCCTGGGATTCTAA
- a CDS encoding cupin domain-containing protein, which yields MEIKPDPKSGEDVRGRTLDAAGLVAYETGAVVSRALIKKGVGTVTVFSFDKGEGLSEHTAPYDALVQVLDGEAEVLVAGEPHRVKAGEMIIMPAGKPHALNAVERFKMMLVMIRA from the coding sequence ATGGAGATCAAGCCGGATCCGAAATCGGGCGAGGACGTCCGCGGGCGGACGCTGGACGCCGCGGGGCTCGTCGCTTATGAGACGGGCGCGGTGGTCAGCCGCGCCCTCATCAAGAAAGGCGTCGGCACGGTGACGGTCTTCTCCTTCGACAAGGGGGAGGGCTTGAGCGAGCACACCGCCCCTTACGACGCGCTCGTGCAGGTCCTCGACGGCGAAGCGGAGGTCCTCGTCGCCGGCGAGCCGCATCGCGTGAAGGCCGGGGAGATGATCATCATGCCCGCCGGAAAGCCGCACGCGCTCAACGCGGTCGAGCGCTTCAAGATGATGCTGGTCATGATCCGCGCCTGA
- a CDS encoding DedA family protein, producing MEMLQTLLDVFLHLDKHLNAWAGQLGPWLYGVLFAVIFSETGLVVAPYLPGDSLLFAVGALAASPDSPIKLPLICALLIVAAILGDAVNYSAGKWIGPKVFNKEDSMFFDRRHLLRAHRFYEKYGGKTIVLARFIPIVRTFAPFVAGIGEMSYARFALYNVTGGCAWVLSFLLGGYYFANIPTVKKNFHFVILAIIVISVIPVVVEFLRARSEPEAGSAPPSSPSAAT from the coding sequence ATGGAAATGCTCCAGACGCTCCTCGACGTCTTCCTCCATCTCGACAAGCACCTCAACGCCTGGGCGGGCCAGCTCGGGCCGTGGCTCTACGGCGTCCTCTTCGCCGTCATCTTCAGCGAGACCGGCCTCGTCGTCGCGCCGTATCTCCCCGGAGATTCCCTGCTCTTCGCGGTCGGCGCGCTCGCCGCCTCCCCCGACTCGCCGATCAAGCTTCCCCTCATCTGCGCGCTGCTCATCGTCGCGGCCATACTCGGCGACGCCGTCAACTATTCGGCGGGGAAGTGGATCGGCCCCAAAGTCTTCAACAAGGAAGACTCCATGTTCTTCGACCGCCGGCACCTGCTGCGCGCGCACCGCTTCTACGAGAAGTACGGCGGGAAGACGATCGTGCTGGCGCGGTTCATCCCCATCGTGCGCACCTTCGCGCCGTTCGTGGCCGGGATCGGCGAGATGTCCTACGCGCGCTTCGCGCTCTACAACGTGACGGGGGGGTGCGCCTGGGTCCTGAGCTTCCTTCTGGGGGGCTACTACTTCGCGAACATCCCGACCGTCAAGAAGAACTTCCACTTCGTCATCCTCGCGATCATCGTGATCTCCGTGATCCCCGTGGTCGTCGAGTTCCTGCGCGCGCGCTCGGAGCCGGAGGCCGGGTCAGCGCCTCCTTCCTCTCCTTCGGCAGCGACTTGA
- a CDS encoding GIY-YIG nuclease family protein — MKPVYKRMLKALAQKSSGEKEWSVYMLRCEGGSLYTGIAKDVEARLAAHRSGKGAAYTRTHAPLGLVYEQAGYTRSEALVREAAIKSLPKERKEALTRPPAPSARAGTRRPRGSRRSR; from the coding sequence ATGAAGCCCGTCTACAAGCGCATGCTCAAGGCGCTCGCGCAGAAGAGCTCCGGCGAGAAGGAGTGGTCGGTCTACATGCTCCGCTGCGAGGGCGGCTCGCTCTACACGGGGATCGCGAAGGATGTGGAGGCGCGCCTGGCGGCGCACCGCTCGGGAAAGGGGGCGGCCTACACCCGCACGCACGCGCCGCTCGGGCTCGTCTACGAACAGGCGGGCTACACGCGCTCGGAGGCGCTGGTGCGCGAGGCGGCGATCAAGTCGCTGCCGAAGGAGAGGAAGGAGGCGCTGACCCGGCCTCCGGCTCCGAGCGCGCGCGCAGGAACTCGACGACCACGGGGATCACGGAGATCACGATGA
- a CDS encoding nucleotidyltransferase domain-containing protein, which yields MVRKTRSLLLSAILLRAALAAGQTVSGQAGGRTTLAPTIPVAGQNAPGVLSPSSALSVPLSPSLSLPLSPAPKIRNSAEKAAASPSSLPQAGEGTANAAAEDLVPAKVSNRHAATGKAAGTTALPLTASPLPSYGRGVGGEEAGGDLKPSARTQLDGLRVPASADLIWENGRAHGVSDADEAVVSGDSVHASNGRYALLAQSPRSVSAEELLSGAEDIPTVPPPTLLDRVRAELFYRSRQASSYDFYFRLRTGEFRRKVQGWQERARGRETAVKDLEGLLLAWRTKGYTGAMSPLGPRTASREVIEEEGLEIFDRYYPGQPMAREAFLRYVGRIEKVVPSSRRSHFRKLVFQAFEETALLPPRQVANRLDAMLSNAAVKEIRRFRSERMPGVLEDFRAMILPAILQENAHRPAGKRILGVVLLGSFAVGLASPSSDMDLQLVTEDGSLGDARAFQKGLKERWAFEGQTNPLSPFEYAVPPNPALLARMHAGYLVFSPYEQVAQALAAPATEASAGPQWRWPGKVYSFLYSNWLRLYIRVSDLWDRISDRGPTDR from the coding sequence GTGGTACGGAAGACCCGGTCGTTGTTGCTCAGCGCGATCTTACTCCGGGCGGCGCTGGCGGCGGGCCAGACGGTTTCGGGACAGGCGGGCGGACGGACGACGCTCGCACCGACGATCCCGGTGGCCGGCCAGAACGCCCCGGGAGTCCTGTCCCCGTCTTCCGCGCTCTCGGTTCCCCTCTCCCCGTCCCTCTCCCTTCCCCTCTCCCCCGCGCCGAAGATCCGGAACTCCGCCGAAAAAGCGGCGGCGTCCCCCTCCTCTCTCCCGCAGGCGGGAGAGGGCACCGCCAACGCGGCGGCTGAGGATCTCGTCCCCGCGAAGGTTTCCAATAGACACGCAGCGACGGGGAAAGCCGCCGGGACGACAGCTCTTCCCCTCACCGCGTCCCCTCTCCCATCCTACGGGAGAGGGGTTGGGGGTGAGGAGGCGGGGGGCGATCTCAAGCCCTCCGCCCGCACACAGCTCGACGGGCTGCGCGTACCCGCCTCCGCGGACCTCATCTGGGAGAACGGCCGCGCGCACGGCGTCTCCGACGCGGACGAGGCGGTCGTCTCCGGTGACAGCGTCCATGCTTCCAATGGCCGCTACGCTCTCCTCGCGCAGTCCCCCCGCTCCGTCTCCGCTGAAGAGCTCCTCTCGGGAGCCGAGGACATCCCGACCGTCCCGCCCCCGACGCTGCTCGACCGGGTGCGAGCCGAGCTCTTCTACCGCTCGCGCCAGGCCTCGAGCTACGACTTCTACTTCCGCCTGCGCACCGGCGAGTTCCGCCGCAAGGTCCAGGGCTGGCAGGAGAGGGCCCGCGGCCGGGAGACCGCGGTAAAGGACCTCGAAGGGCTCCTCCTCGCCTGGAGGACGAAGGGCTACACCGGCGCGATGAGCCCGCTGGGCCCCCGGACCGCCTCCCGCGAGGTCATCGAGGAGGAGGGGCTCGAGATCTTCGACCGCTACTATCCGGGCCAGCCGATGGCGCGCGAGGCGTTCCTGCGCTACGTGGGACGCATCGAGAAGGTCGTACCGTCCTCGCGGAGGAGCCATTTCCGCAAGCTCGTCTTCCAGGCCTTTGAGGAGACGGCCCTCCTCCCCCCTCGGCAGGTCGCCAACCGACTCGACGCGATGCTCTCGAACGCCGCCGTCAAGGAGATCCGGCGATTCCGTTCGGAGCGCATGCCGGGGGTCCTCGAAGACTTCCGCGCGATGATCCTCCCGGCCATCCTCCAGGAGAACGCGCACCGCCCGGCCGGCAAGCGCATCCTCGGCGTCGTCCTGCTCGGGAGTTTCGCCGTCGGTCTCGCGAGCCCCTCCAGCGACATGGACCTCCAGCTCGTCACCGAGGACGGCTCGCTGGGGGACGCGCGGGCGTTCCAGAAGGGACTCAAGGAGCGCTGGGCCTTCGAGGGCCAGACCAACCCCCTCTCCCCCTTCGAGTACGCCGTGCCGCCGAACCCGGCGCTGCTCGCGCGCATGCACGCCGGCTACCTCGTCTTCTCGCCCTACGAGCAGGTGGCGCAGGCCCTCGCCGCGCCGGCGACGGAGGCCTCCGCCGGCCCGCAGTGGCGCTGGCCCGGGAAGGTCTACTCCTTCCTGTACTCGAACTGGCTCCGCCTCTACATCCGGGTCAGCGATCTGTGGGACCGCATCTCGGACCGCGGTCCCACGGATCGCTGA
- a CDS encoding MFS transporter, giving the protein MNASDVPQHSPAYRTRRFFNWFPLGLTYALLYMGRYNLTVSQTALGDLMPKSDFGAIFGVGAWVYALAFLVNGPLTDKLGGKKAMLIGALGAALANLGMGLYLQHVLALPDPKTASLRLVFTLLYGVNMYFQSYGAVAIVKVNAHWFHVRERGTFSGIFGIMISTGLWLAFDVNERILRFAQSHGIPGVEATRWVFFGPALLLAAFFLLELFLLRDTPSQAGFQDFDTADASSGEEDQHQPPIFEVLKRVLTHKVILIIALVEFCTGVMRNGIMHWFKIFAKEHISPCAATLKDAVAACAGAPDCVAAAKTAAKTCSGGWGFMNDNWGMVLMVAGIVGGVFAGTVSDKFFQSRRAPAAGFLYAACFVATLFMIPFLQNGWVLGFIAFLMSICVIGTHGLLSGTATMDFGGRKAAGTAVGIIDGFVYLGTGLQSLALGYITSRDWRFWPVFLAPFALAGFYLLTRIWHAKPAPKGASAH; this is encoded by the coding sequence ATGAACGCCTCCGACGTCCCCCAGCACTCCCCCGCCTACCGCACCCGCCGCTTCTTCAACTGGTTCCCGCTCGGCCTCACCTACGCGCTGCTCTACATGGGCCGCTACAACCTCACGGTGAGCCAGACCGCCCTGGGCGACCTGATGCCCAAGTCGGACTTCGGCGCCATCTTCGGCGTGGGCGCCTGGGTCTACGCGCTCGCCTTCCTCGTCAACGGCCCGCTCACCGACAAGCTCGGCGGGAAGAAGGCCATGCTCATCGGCGCACTGGGCGCCGCGCTCGCGAACCTCGGCATGGGCCTCTACCTCCAGCACGTGCTGGCCCTGCCCGACCCGAAGACCGCTTCGCTCCGGCTGGTCTTCACGCTGCTCTACGGCGTGAACATGTACTTCCAGAGCTATGGCGCCGTCGCCATCGTGAAGGTCAACGCGCACTGGTTCCACGTGCGCGAGCGCGGGACCTTCTCGGGCATCTTCGGCATCATGATCTCGACCGGTCTCTGGCTCGCCTTCGACGTCAACGAGCGCATCCTGCGCTTCGCGCAGAGCCACGGCATCCCCGGCGTCGAAGCGACCCGCTGGGTGTTCTTCGGGCCCGCGCTCCTGCTGGCGGCCTTCTTCCTGCTCGAGCTCTTCCTCCTGCGCGACACGCCGTCTCAGGCCGGCTTCCAGGACTTCGACACGGCCGACGCTTCGAGCGGGGAGGAAGACCAGCACCAGCCCCCGATCTTCGAGGTGCTCAAGCGCGTGCTCACGCACAAGGTCATCCTCATCATCGCCCTCGTGGAGTTCTGCACCGGCGTGATGCGCAACGGCATCATGCACTGGTTCAAGATCTTCGCCAAGGAGCACATCTCCCCCTGCGCGGCCACGCTGAAGGACGCCGTCGCGGCCTGTGCCGGCGCGCCCGACTGCGTCGCCGCGGCGAAGACGGCCGCCAAGACCTGCTCGGGCGGCTGGGGCTTCATGAACGACAACTGGGGGATGGTCCTCATGGTCGCCGGCATCGTCGGAGGAGTCTTCGCCGGCACCGTGAGCGACAAGTTCTTCCAGTCGCGCCGCGCGCCCGCGGCGGGCTTCCTCTACGCGGCCTGCTTCGTGGCGACCCTGTTCATGATCCCCTTCCTGCAGAACGGCTGGGTCCTGGGCTTCATCGCCTTCCTCATGTCCATCTGCGTCATCGGCACGCACGGCCTGCTCAGCGGCACGGCGACGATGGACTTCGGCGGCCGGAAGGCCGCGGGCACGGCCGTCGGCATCATCGACGGCTTCGTCTACCTCGGCACCGGCCTCCAATCGCTGGCGCTCGGCTACATCACGAGCCGCGACTGGCGCTTCTGGCCGGTGTTCCTCGCGCCCTTCGCGCTCGCCGGCTTCTACCTGCTGACCCGCATCTGGCACGCGAAGCCGGCCCCCAAGGGAGCGTCGGCGCACTGA